Genomic window (Natronospira proteinivora):
AACCATATGGGGCATATCCTCACCGTGGAGGATCCCATTGAGTTTGTGCATGAAAGCAAGAAATGCCTGGTTAACCAGCGTGAGGTGCATCGGGATACCCTGGGCTTCAGTGAAGCCTTGCGTTCGGCACTGCGTGAGGATCCGGACGTGATTCTGGTGGGGGAAATGCGTGACCTGGAAACCATCCGCTTGGCCCTGACGGCAGCGGAAACCGGTCACCTGGTCTTCGGTACCCTGCACACCAGTTCCGCGGCCAAGACCATCGACCGTATCATCGATGTCTTTCCGGCGGCGGAGAAGGACATGGTCCGGGCCATGTTGTCGGAATCACTGCGTGCGGTGATTTCCCAGACTCTGATGAAGAAGGTCGGCGGCGGCCGGGTGGCGGCCCACGAAATCATGATCGGCACGCCGGCTATTCGGAACCTGATCCGGGAAGGCAAGGTGGCGCAGATGTATTCGGCCATCCAGACCGGTCAGGGCAGCGGTATGCAGACCCTCGACCAGAACCTTCAGGAGTTGCTGCGCCGCGGGGTGATCGACAAGCAGCAGGCTCGGCTCAAGGCCGCCAACAAGGAAGGCTTTGCATGATAACGGCCCTGCCATGGGGCGAGGCGCGGTGAGGATCGAAAATGGATAGAGAACAGGCGACACGCTATATGCAGGACCTGCTTCGGGCCATGAGCCAGCGGGGCGGTTCCGATCTCTTTATTACGGCGGGTTTTCCTCCGGCCATCAAGGTGGATGGTGAACTGCAGCAGTTGACGGACAAGCCCTTGGGGCCGGACCAGAGTGCCTTGCTGGTGCGGGCCATCATGAATGACAAGCAGGCCAAGCAGTTTGATTCCACCAAGGAGGCCAACTTCGCCATCAGTCCCCGGGGTATCGGCCGCTTCCGTGTCAGCGCCTTTGTCCAGCAAGGGCGCACCGGTGCCGTGCTGCGGACTATCAATACCGATATTCCGCGGCTGGAGGACCTGAATCTGCCCGAGGCCCTGGGTGAAGTGGCCATGACCAAGCGGGGGTTGGTGATCGTGGTGGGGGCCACCGGCTCCGGTAAGTCCACCACCCTGGCCGGCATGCTGGGTTATCGTAATCAACGGAGCCGAGGTCATATCATCACGATTGAAGATCCGGTGGAATTCGTCCACCCCCATCAAGGCTGCGTGGTGACCCAGCGGGAAGTGGGGGTGGATACCGA
Coding sequences:
- a CDS encoding type IV pilus twitching motility protein PilT is translated as MDIAQLLTFAVKNDASDLHLSAGVPPMIRVNGDIRRVNMPALEHKDVHAMVYDIMNDKQRKDFEEFLECDFSFEIPELARFRVNAFNQKRGAGAVFRTIPSKILTLEDLNAPRIFADIAENPRGICLVTGPTGSGKSTTLAAIVNYINENHMGHILTVEDPIEFVHESKKCLVNQREVHRDTLGFSEALRSALREDPDVILVGEMRDLETIRLALTAAETGHLVFGTLHTSSAAKTIDRIIDVFPAAEKDMVRAMLSESLRAVISQTLMKKVGGGRVAAHEIMIGTPAIRNLIREGKVAQMYSAIQTGQGSGMQTLDQNLQELLRRGVIDKQQARLKAANKEGFA